ACCGTTCCGTCATGCCGGGGCGGGGGCACCGGTTAGGTGGCTACATCGAGTCGGATAGGGCTCCCCTACACCTACGCAGACCGACACCAGCGCGGCGCAGGTGGCTACATCGACTCGGATACGGCTCCCCTGCACCCCAGCCCAGACTTGGGGCGCCTCGAAGCGCCTGACTCCACGATGTGAGCATCAGGCGCGGGTGGCCAGCGCAAATCCAAAAATACCGCAGCTCGGTTCGCTAAATAATGCGGGGTGTCCTGATACGCGGTAGCGTGAGGATCCCATATCGCCAGATATGAATCGAAAGGGGTCTGTCATGGGCTTTAAGGAGAAGTTCGAGAATGCCGCGGAAGACGCGCTTGGTAAAGCCAAAGAGTCGACCGGCAAAGTAACCGATAACTCTCAGTTAGAAGCAGAAGGCAAAGCCGACCAAGCAAAGGCATCCATCAAGGATGCAGTCGAGGGCGTCAAAGACAAGGCATCCGAACTGTTCAACAAGGCATCCGAGAGCGAAGGTAAGTGATCGAAAATGGGATTTCTAGCCTACATTTTCCTCGGCCTGATTTGCGGGTCAATAGCAAAGGCGATTCTGAGCGACCGCGCTGTCGGTGGCTGGGTCGCTAGCATCGTCATCGGCGTCATCGGCGCGGTAGTCGGCGGATGGATCGGCTCCGCAATTTTCGATGTTGGCCTAGGTGACCTCGGTGACTTCCGCACCTGGATCCTCGCACTTGTCGGTTCACTCGTCGTGCTGTTCGTGTTCACCGCGGTGACCGGCAAGCGGGCAAAGTAGTCGTCGCCCGCGTCAATTCCCCGAGAGGGCAGATGCGCGTGGGGGCGCGGGACCAGTGGGTCCCGCGCCCCCACGCGCTCTATGAGAATGACGTGGCGGGCCAGCGGCCCTCGTCCCTAAGCTCTTTCAAGCCCCGCGACGAGGATATCTATCGCCGCCTGGACGTCGTCGAACGACCTATCGGGCTGAAAAACGACCCATTCCAGGCCGGTCACCAGTATCGATCCGAAGACGGCCCCCGCCACCAAATCGGCGTCCAGGTCGGGTCGCATTTCAGAAATCACGCTAGAGAATTGGGAGATTGCCGAGGCGCGCACTTGGCCAACGGAATCCTCCCATTGCCTCCCGACCCGAAATACCTCGGCCGCGAGAATTTTCGCAAAATCGGTGTGGTTACGAATTTGCGCTAGCATTTCCCGGACCATTACCGCGAGAGCGGGCTGACCGCTCAGTCCGCGGCGCGCCTGCGCGAGGCTAGATCCCAGGCGCATAACACCGCGGTCCAAAACCGCCTCGATGACATTGCTTTTCGAACCGAAATTGTAAAATACGCTGCCCTTTGCGACTCCGGCTTTTGAAGCAATATCGTCGACAGAGGTCGCCGTATATCCATTCTCGGCAAAGAGCTTGGCAGCGGCATTCAGGATCTGGTCGCGCGTATCGGACCGACTCATCGCGCGCACTCCCGGGTCACAGTGACACCGACGGGTGCAAGCGGTCCAGGGACCAGGTGCGCATGCGCCCGGCGCGCACGCCCGTGACCACCCACGAAACCACCAGGAGCCCCACAAGGTAGGCGATCGACACCAGCAGCCTGGAATCTGCGCCACCGGTGATCAGTTGCCGAAGGCCCGTCACGGAGTAGCTCATCGGTAGCCACGGGTGCAGCGCTTGGAAGAACCCCGCCGTGGTGGGAACCGGGTAAGTTCCACCCGAAGATGCGAGCTGGAGCATCAAGAACGCGAGTATGACCACCTTGCCAGCGGCGGGACCGAACAGCGCTATGAACATTTGCTGTAGCGCCAGGAAAGCAGCGGCTATGAGCATCGTGAAGAGCACTACCCCCGCGGGGTTGGCGAGGTTGAGACCCAACCCGAAGTGGATGACTGCGAGCATGACCAGCACCTGACCGACGCCTATCGTGAAGGCTGGTAGGTAGCCTGCGAGCATGATTCGCCCGCCTGACACCGGGGCAGCGAGGCTGCGCGAAGGTATCGGGCGCAGCAGCAGCCAGGTGATGAGCGATCCTACGAAGAGCGCTAGGGAGATGAAGAACGGCGCGAATCCCTCGCCGAATCCCTCGGCCTTGGCAAGGTCGGTATCCGCAACAGAGACGGGCGCCGATATTGTCGTGGCGCGCGCCGCCCGCCGGGTGGCCGTATCGTCGGGTATCTGCTTGGTTCCGTCCGCGAGTTTGTCGGACAGTTCTTGGGCCCCAGCCGTCGCCTTTTCCGATCCGGTCTGCAACTTGTTGGCGCCCTCAGCAAGCGAGGTGATCCCGTCCGCCAGTGTGCCCGCGCCCTTGACGGCCGATGTCGTGCCGCTCGCCAGCTGGGACGCGCCGCTGGCCACTTTCGCCGCTCCCAAGGCTGCCGAGGACGCACCGGTCGCAAGTTTTCCGGTCGCGCCGCTCACCTTTGTCGCGCCTTTAGCCGCGGACGAGGCACCCGTCGCCAGTTTCTTAGCTCCACTTGACAGGGCCTGCGCGCCTGAATCGACGGTGGTAGCCCCAGCGGCAAGCTTCTTCGTGCCGGCCGCTAGGCTCGATGCCCCGGCGGCGCTTTGCGAAGCCCCGGTCGAAAGGGTCTTACTGCCGGCCGCCAGCTGATCAATGCCATCTCGCAGCGTCGGTGACGTGGTTGAGCCGGTGGAGGTAAGCTGCCCCTCGATTGTGCTGACTCCGCTCGATACCGCCTGCAACGACTGCGCAAGGTACGGCAGCCCTGCTGACTTATCCGCGAGCGCCTGCGCGCCCGCTACGGCAGCGTCGTACTTGGTATCGAGCCCCGATTGCGCCAGCTGCGAAAGCTGTTTCAGCGCGGCCGCGTTCTGCTGCCGCAGGGCGTTGGTGGCGGGAACGCCTGCACCCTCCAATGCCGCGTCGTTGGCGCTGATCAGCGTCGCGATGTTACCGAGTTGGGTCGGCAGTTGGTCCACGGTCGCCTGGCTTGCCGCGAGTCCCTCCGCTAGCTCCGTTGCACCCTTGCTTGCTTTCTTTGCGCCAGAAAGGATGCCGTTGTCGCTGGTGAAGCCCTGCGACATGGTCGATACGGCGACGCGCAGTTTTTCTGCGCCTTCCCGGGTGCTCGCTGCGCCGTCGCTGAGTTGCGATGCGCCGGAGGCAATCCGTTTGGTGCCGTCGGCCAGGCTGGATGCACCGGTGGCGGCCGATGAAGCGCCGGAGGACAGCGATGAGGTGCCTGCGGCCAGCTTTTTCGACCCGTCGGACGCGCTTGCCGCACCTGTCGACAATTTCTTCACGCCGCTAGCAAGTGAGGAGGTTCCCTTGTTGAGCGCGCTTGCGCCGCTGGAAAGCTGCGAGGTGCCGCTGGACAGCGATGATGCACCGGCGGCCAGTGTTTGCGCTCCCCTATTGAGCTTTCCGGCCCCGGTGGCGAGGCTGCCGGCGCCGTCCGCCGCCTTCGCGGATCCGTTTGCCAGTTGCGAGGCTCCGGCGGTGATTTTTTCGCCGGCGTCGGCCAGCTGCAGCGCGCCATCGGATCCCTGCGCGAACCCGTCGCGCGCATCCGAGAGCCCGACCAGAACCTTGTCGACCGCTTGATCCGATATCTTCTCCCGGACGGCGCTTTCGACCTGCGTCATGGCGCTGCGGCCCAAAGTCGTGGCCAGGAAAGAGTTTGCGTCGTTGTAGGT
This is a stretch of genomic DNA from Rarobacter incanus. It encodes these proteins:
- a CDS encoding CsbD family protein; its protein translation is MGFKEKFENAAEDALGKAKESTGKVTDNSQLEAEGKADQAKASIKDAVEGVKDKASELFNKASESEGK
- a CDS encoding GlsB/YeaQ/YmgE family stress response membrane protein, with product MGFLAYIFLGLICGSIAKAILSDRAVGGWVASIVIGVIGAVVGGWIGSAIFDVGLGDLGDFRTWILALVGSLVVLFVFTAVTGKRAK
- a CDS encoding YhgE/Pip domain-containing protein, with product MSALSTGTELRRFRKGLVPKLAIIAMVLIPLLYGALYLWAFWDPTGRLDNLPVALVNEDQSVEVDGTTVDAGDQVTDELVKSGDLKWEETDAATALQGVKDGRYYFAVSIPKDFSQQIASAAGDDPAQAKINVTYNDANSFLATTLGRSAMTQVESAVREKISDQAVDKVLVGLSDARDGFAQGSDGALQLADAGEKITAGASQLANGSAKAADGAGSLATGAGKLNRGAQTLAAGASSLSSGTSQLSSGASALNKGTSSLASGVKKLSTGAASASDGSKKLAAGTSSLSSGASSAATGASSLADGTKRIASGASQLSDGAASTREGAEKLRVAVSTMSQGFTSDNGILSGAKKASKGATELAEGLAASQATVDQLPTQLGNIATLISANDAALEGAGVPATNALRQQNAAALKQLSQLAQSGLDTKYDAAVAGAQALADKSAGLPYLAQSLQAVSSGVSTIEGQLTSTGSTTSPTLRDGIDQLAAGSKTLSTGASQSAAGASSLAAGTKKLAAGATTVDSGAQALSSGAKKLATGASSAAKGATKVSGATGKLATGASSAALGAAKVASGASQLASGTTSAVKGAGTLADGITSLAEGANKLQTGSEKATAGAQELSDKLADGTKQIPDDTATRRAARATTISAPVSVADTDLAKAEGFGEGFAPFFISLALFVGSLITWLLLRPIPSRSLAAPVSGGRIMLAGYLPAFTIGVGQVLVMLAVIHFGLGLNLANPAGVVLFTMLIAAAFLALQQMFIALFGPAAGKVVILAFLMLQLASSGGTYPVPTTAGFFQALHPWLPMSYSVTGLRQLITGGADSRLLVSIAYLVGLLVVSWVVTGVRAGRMRTWSLDRLHPSVSL
- a CDS encoding TetR/AcrR family transcriptional regulator: MSRSDTRDQILNAAAKLFAENGYTATSVDDIASKAGVAKGSVFYNFGSKSNVIEAVLDRGVMRLGSSLAQARRGLSGQPALAVMVREMLAQIRNHTDFAKILAAEVFRVGRQWEDSVGQVRASAISQFSSVISEMRPDLDADLVAGAVFGSILVTGLEWVVFQPDRSFDDVQAAIDILVAGLERA